The bacterium region ACAGTCCACGTGCGCGTAGTGCCGCTTCTCCGTCTCGTACTCCACGTGGCTGATCGCGATCGTGATCCCCCGCTCCTTCTCCTCCGGCGCGTTGTCGATCTCATAAAACCCCAGCGCCTTCGTCTTCCCCAAACTCGCCAAAACCCCCGTGATCGCCGCCGTCAACGTCGTCTTCCCGTGATCCACGTGCCCGATCGTCCCCACATTGACGTGCGGCTTCGTCCGCTCAAACTTCGCCTTCGCCATCGCCAGCCTCCCTATGCCTGCCCGCTATGCCTTGCTGCCTGCGCCCGCCTTGACCAGCGTTTCCGCGATCGAATTCGGCACTTCTTCGTAGTGCGAAAACTCCATGGTATACGTCGCGCGGCCCTGCGTGTTGGACCGCAGCTGCGTCGCGTAGCCGAACATCTCCGCCAACGGCACCTCGGCCGCGACGATGCGCAGGCCGCCGCGCTGCTCCATCGCGGAGATCCGGCCGCGCCGCGCGCTCAGGTCGCCGATAACGTCGCCCATGTACTGGTCGGGCGTTGTGACCTCGACCTTCATCACCGGCTCGAGCAGGACCGGATTGGAGTGCTGCACCGCCGCCTTGAACGCCATCGAGCCGGCGATCTTGAACGCCATCTCCGAGGAGTCGACCTCGTGGTAGGACCCGTCGACGAGCGTCGCCCGTACGTCCACCACCGGGTACGCCGCGAGCACGCCGCTCTCGGTCGCCTCGCGCACTCCGGATTCCACGGCCGGGATGTACTCGCGCGGAATGCGGCCGCCCGTGATCTTGTCGACGAACTCGATGCCGGTCCCCCGCGGCAGCGGTTCGACCTCCAACCAGCAGTGGCCGTACTGGCCGCGGCCGCCGGTCTGCCGGATGTAGCGACCTTCCGCCTTCGTCGCCCTGCGGATCGTCTCGCGGTAGGCCACCTGCGGCCGGCCGACGTTCGCCTCGACCTTGAACTCCCGCAGCAGCCGGTCGGTAATGATCTCGAGGTGCAGCTCGCCCATCCCGGAGATGATGGTCTGGGCCGTCTCCGGATCGAACTTCACTTTGAACGTCGGGTCCTCTTCCGCGAGCTTGGCCAGCGAGGCGCTCAGCTTCTCTTCGTCCGCCCGCGTCTTCGGCTCCACCGCGACGGCGATCACCGGCTCCGGGAACTTGATCGACTCCAGCACGATCGGCTTCGATTCGTCGCACAACGTATCGCCGGTCGTGGTGTCCTTGAGGCCGACGGCCGCGACGACGTTGCCCGCGGAGACCGACTCGATGTCCTCGCGGTGGTTCGCGTGCATCTGAAGCAGCCGGCTGACGCGCTCGCGCCGGTCCCGCGTCGCGTTGTAGACGTACGAGCCCGAGGCGAGCGTCCCCGAGTACACGCGGAAGTACGTCAGCTTGCCGACGTACGGATCGGTCACGATCTTGAACGCCAGCGCGCAGAACGGCGCCTTGGGATCGGCCGGGCGGGTCTCCTTGGTGTCGCTCTTGGGATTCTGGCCTTCCACGGGCGGGACGTCGAGCGGCGAGGGCAGAAAGTTCACGACCGCGTCAAGCAGCGGCTGCACGCCCTTGTTTCTGAACGCGGTGCCGCAGAGCACCGGGTTGATCTTCGCCGCAATCGTGCCCCGACGGATCGCGCCGAGGATCTCGTCCTCGGTCAGCGGCGTGCCTTCCAGGTACTTCTCGGTCAGGTGGTCGTCCAGCTCGGCCGCCGCCTCGACGAGATGCCCGCGGTGCTCCTCGGCGAGCTGCTTGAGGTTCGCCGGGATCTCGGTTTCGTCGCTGCGGGTCCCCAGGTCGTCGGCGTAGACGATCGCTTTCATCGCGACGAGATCGACGACGCCCTCGAAGCCGTCCTCCGCACCGATCGGAATCTGCAGCGGGACCGCCTTGGCGTCCAGACGGTCCTTCATCATGCCGAGCGTACGGTAGAAATCGGCCCCGGTGCGGTCCATCTTATTGATGAAAACGATCCGCGGGACGCCGTACCGGTCCGCCTGGCGCCACACCGTCTCGGACTGCGGCTGGACGCCTTCGACCGCGCTCAGGATGACGACCGTGCCGTCGAGGACGCGCAGCGATCGCTCCACCTCCGCGGTGAAGTCCACGTGGCCGGGCGTGTCGATGATGTTGATGCTGTGGCCGCGCCACTGGCAGGTCGTCGCCGCGGACGTGATGGTGATGCCGCGCTCGCGCTCCTGAATCATCCAGTCCATCGTCGCGGAGCCTTCGTCGACCTCGCCGAGCCGGTGCGTCCGCCCCGTGTAGAAGAGGATACGCTCGGTCGTCGTGGTCTTGCCCGCGTCGATGTGGGCGATGATCCCGATGTTCCGAATATTGTCGAGCGACGTTTGCGCCGTCATGTTGTCCTTCTTTGTCTCCAGCAGCGTTGCCATGGACCCCCCGGATCTGCCTACCAGCGGTAGTGTGCGAACGCCTTGTTGGCCTCCGCCATCTTGTGCGTGTCCTCGCGCCGCTTCACCGCGGCGCCCTGGTTATTGCTCGCGTCCAGAATCTCGGCGGCCAACTTCTCCCGCATCGTACGGCCCGGCCGCTGCCGGGCGTACGTGACGAGCCAGCGCATGCCGAGCGACGTCCGGCGCTCCGGCCGCACCTCGACCGGCACCTGGTAGGTCGCGCCGCCGACGCGCCGCGGCCTGACCTCAAGCACCGGCATGATGTTGTGCAGCGCCGCATCCAGCGTCTTGGCCGGGTCCTTGCCGCCCTTGTCCTTGAGTGTCTCCAGCGCGCCGTACACGATGCGCTCGGCGAGGCTCTTCTTGCCCCGCGTCATGACCTTGTTCACGAGCCGCGTCACCGAGGGGCTCTGGTACACCATGTCGCCCGGAACCGCCCGCAGCGAGACCTGGCCCTTGCGCGGCATCTACGCCACCCCCGCCTGCGCCTTGGGACGCTTGGCGCCGTACTTGGAGCGGCCCCGCCGTCGGTCTTGCACGCCCGCGGAGTCGAGCGTGCCCCGGATGATGTGGTACCGGATGCCCGGCAGATCCTTGACGCGGCCGCCGCGAATCAGCACGACCGAGTGTTCCTGGAGGTTGTGGCCGATGCCGGGAATGTAGGCGGTGACCTCGATCCCGTTCGTCAACCGCACGCGCGCGATCTTCCGCAGGGCGGAGTTCGGCTTTTTCGGCGTGATCGTCCTGACCTGGATGCACACGCCGCGCTTCTGCGGACAGACATCCAGCGCCGGGGACTTGCTCTTCACCCGCTCCACCTTGCGGCCGTGGCGCAGCAACTGGCTGATTGTCGGCACGCGTCCCCTCCTCGACGTTCTCGTTTCCGGCGCCGGCGCATCCCGCCGGCGCGTCACATCCGCCCTCCCGCGGGGCGACAGACGACACCCCCGGGCGGACGACGACTCCGTCCGCCTAGGGTTGGTGGCGATGCCGGCGGCCGGGTCTCCGGCCGGGTTATCGCACGGCTGACCTGTATGCGATTAACGATGCGCCATACGTGACGCCCGAGAGGGCGCCCTGCGGCGCATTTCCGCCGTCCCGCCGGTCCCCGGGCGGCGCCGGCCGAACGTGCCGCCGGCTTTAGTTCCCGCTCCCGGAGGGTTCGAGGATCGCTGCGGCTGCAGCGCCGACCGCGATCCCGCACGCCCGGCCGAGCGCTGCCATGGAGGACACTTCGACGACTTCCATGCCACGTTCCCGGGCTGCCCGGAGCAGAGGCTCCGTCACCCGGCGATCGGCATCCTGAGCAACGAATACGACCCGCGCCTGACCGCGGCTGATCGCCTTCGCCGTCTGGTTCGTGCCGACCGCGCGCTGCGCCGCTGCTTTCAGACGCTCCACGTCCACGACCGCTCGACCAAGGCATTATACTCGGGACCCAAAAGGGTGTCAATCGGTGGACTCCCGGATGCGGTCGTCCCTCCGAGGCCACCTATAAAGGGGAACCGCCTTCGGCGAGCGGCTCTTGGGCGGCGCCGGCTAACCGCGAAACACCGCTGAGACGAGCGGCGCCCCGCCCGCGAGCGCGGCCGCCGCGATGATCAGCGCCGCGCCGAGCGGCACGGTGAGGTGGCGCCCCCACCGGAACGACCGCTCCGCCGCCATCACCACGCCGAGGGCGAGCATCCACCCGAGGTGCACGCCGCCGATCGCGAACATGAGCAGCATGAGCGTCCAGCAGCACCCGACACAAAAGAGGCCGTGCCGCACGCCGAGCCGGAGCGCCTCGGCCGCCGGGTTCGCACCCCGCCAGGTCTCGGCGACGAACGAATAGGGCGAGCGGCACTTCGTGAGGCACATCTCCTTGAGCGGCGTAACCTGGTAGACTCCCGCGACAAGCAGCACCGCGACGCCGATCCACTGGGAGGCGTTCGCCACCGCGGGCAGCCCCGCCGCCAGGGCGTGGACGTAGGCGTCGCCCCGGAACGCCGCGACGCCGAAAACCGCCCACACGCCGAGGTAGCCGAGAACGAGCCGCCCCACCAGCGGGGCCGGCCGCGGCCGGCGCGCCACCATGCGAGCGAAGAGATTGATGAGCGGCAGGCTCCCCGGCAGCATCATCGCGATCACCATCAGGGTCCACCCGCCACCGAAGACGGCCAACCGGGAAACGGGGAGGCCGCCCTCCCCGATCCCCCGGTGGTCCAGCAGTCCCGCGTACGGCGAGGCGGCCCATCCGGCGAGCGCGGCCCAGGCCGCCAGCGCGAGCGCGCCCACGGCAAAGGCATACCAGCGCCCGTCGTCCGTGGTCCGCACCATACCCATCATGGCCGCACCGCCTCTTTGGCGCGCCGCGGCGCGCCGGCCCGCCCCTACATCTCGAACCGGAAGTTGCCGAGGACCGCGTTGCGCCCGTTGAACTCCAGCTTCATCCCGAGTTTGGGCATGTTGATCTTGAAGTTCATCGCCTTCCCGACGTACGCCGGCGATCCGGGGATCGTGCTGAAGATACTGTCGACCAGTTTGGTGGGCCGTCCCTGCGCATCGGTGTAGGGCTGCATCTCCGCCGAGACCGTGTCGCCGATCCGCACCGTGCCCCTGCCTTCTGTGATGTTAAAGTCGATCGGCACATCGTACACGCCGACCACCTCGCCGATCAGCGGCGAGAGATCCGCGAGCGGTCCGCCGAGCTTGCCGGTGTGCGCCGCGAGAATCGCCTCTTTCTGCTGGGGGGTCGCCGTGCTGTCCACGTGGGCCGCGACCTTCCAGTTGCCCTTAAGAATGTTTCCCGGCACGTGGGCGACGAGGGCCAGCGTGAGGCCCGCCACGCTCGTGCCATTGATCTCGCCTTTGTCATAGTGATAGCAGATCACCGTATCGCAGGTGCCGCCGTCCGGATCGTCGCCGACCCAACACGGGCATGGTCCGCCGCAGGAGCAGGCTTCGAGCAGCCGGCCTTCGACGCTGTATCCCATCACGTCACCTCCACACGGATCTGATACGCAATCGGGCGTCGGACTACTTCACGAACGTGATGACTTCGGCGCCCTTCGGAATCAGGTAGCTAACCGCCACACGCGCGGTAACCTTGCCGTTGTTGGCGGCCATGTGCACGTACCCGCCGCTCTCGGTGAACATCTGGCCGGCCTTGAACGTCTTCGGGCCCGCCGCGTCGGTCACGGTGATCACACCGCTCAGCACCTGCGCGACGACCGGCCCGCCGTGCCTGTGCTTCGGGATCACGGCGCCCGGCGGCAGATCCACTACCTGGCTGATGAGATCGTAGTTGCCGGCCTGCACGTTGATCGGATAGGCCGCGGTGCCGACGATGACGGGGCCGGGCGCGGCGGCGTACGAAACGGCGACGCCGGCGACCAGCAGCGCAACGAGCATGACCCAAACCGCACGCAGCATGTTCATACCTCCACTTCGCCCCACAGGGTCACGGCGGCGTCTGAGTAGAGCGAATCCAGCTTCACAGCCCGATAGTCCGGGTCGGCGTTGAGCGTGTCGAAATGCGCAAATTTGTCGATCTCGTAGACAAACATGCGGTTCGGAGTCCCGGACGCCATCGACGCATAATACCGCAGGTTCCGCCCGCCGTGCCGCCCGATGACGTCCTTGATCCTGCGAATTTCGGCTTTTGCCTTTTCCTTGTTGTCGGGATGGATGTGAAACGTGGCGTGGACGATCACTGCGGCTTCCCCCTTTTTGATGCGACGGGCAACGCCCCGGCGGCTACAGGTCGACCGTCACGAGGAACTCCGCGACGTCCTTGCGCAGTGCGGGGCCGCGGTCGTGGCCGTGGCTCTCCACCGCGTGCGTCGCCGCGGCGTCGATGAGGTCTTCCTTCTGCGACGCGGGGGCCATGATCACGAGCTGGCACTTCTTCTCGCTGGGAAACTGGCCGCAGTTTGCGACGAGCCACGTGCCCTTGCTGAGGCCCAGTTGGTCGATGCCCATCGGCTTCCGCCTCCTGTAGTTGCGTCTTGCCTTAGACCCTACAGGCGGCGCGTTGTCGGGGCGTTGACGGACCGTTACCTGGGAGTTCGCGCGAACGGGGAACACGCGCAGCGGGCGGGGGAGGCACCGGCACTACTTCACCCCGGCGTCCTCCGGGACGAATAGACGTTCGGCCTCGGCCGGCTCGAGGGCCGCTCCCGCGGCACAGGCGGCGGCAAACGCTTCCTCCCCCATGGCCGCGCGCAGGGCAGCCGAGTCCCGCTCGTACCGCGCCTGATCCGCCGCCCAACGGGAGGCGCCCGAGTCCTTCCGGAGTGTTTCGGCGAGCCCCAACAGCCCCGCGGCCTGCGCGAGCGCCCCTCGGGCTTGCGCGGTGAACGCCAGGGCCTCCAGGCAGTCCGCCGCGCCGAGCCGGTCTCCGCGCGTCTGTCGCGACGCGAGGCTGCTGCGAAGTAGCGCGGCCGACCGCGTGAGGTCGTCCGCCCAAGCGAGCCCGAGATGATAGTGTGCCGCGGATGTCCCGTCCTCGTCACGCGCCGCGCGGAACGCGGCGAGAGCCTCCTCGAGAGACTCCCGCGCCCGCGGCCCGTCGCCGCGGTACCGCGCCACGATGCCTCGCCCGAGCAGCGAGTCCGCGACTCCCGCCTGGTACGCCGCGTTTGCGCGGGGGCCGCCTTCGGCCGGGACGGTGAGGCTCTCGGTGAACAAGACCGCGGCACGGTCGACCTCCCCGACGGCCAGCAGCGCGAGGCCGAGGCTCGACTTGCGGTTGTACGGCGCGTCCGACGTCTTGCCGAGTTCCTCTGAAAGCGCCGTGCCGGCCTCGAGCAGCCGAACCGCCTCGCGCGTTTGACCGCGCAGCAGCGCGATCCGTCCGAGGCGCACGAGCGACGTCGCCACGGCGGGTTTCCTTCCCAGATGGCGCTGCAGCTCCAGCGCCTCGTGCATGAGCGCGGCGGCTTTCGCGTAGTCGCCTTGATTCGCCGCGTCGACGCCGAGCCACTGGAGGCACTGCGCGATGCCTGCGCTGTCGCCGGCCGCGCGAAACACGGCGAGGCTCTCTTCGAGCAGCGGAATCGCGCGATCCCGCGCGCCCTCGTGCTGCGCGACCGTCGCAACTTCGGCGAGCGCCACGGCCGTCGCCCAGCCGGGCGCCGTCGATCGAGAGAGGGCCTGGCTTTCCGCGCACAGCGCGGCGCCGCGGACCCGATCGCCCAGGTGCCACACCGCGTGCCCGAGCCGCGCGAGGAACAGCATGAGCGCGTGCGTGTCACCGCTCGCCCGCGCGAGCGGCACGGCCTTGTCCATGATGGCGACCGCGCGGGTGAAATCGTCCTGCGCGAACGCGAGCCGCGCCGCGCCTTCGAGCACCTTCGTGTAGGCGGGGCTTCCCTCGCGGTCCGGCCGGAGCGCCCGCTCGAGCCATTCCCGCCCCTCCGTCAGGTATCCGCGGCCGTGCCAGTAACCCGCCAGCGCCGCGGCCAGGCGGAGTCCGGTGCCGTCGACCGGCTGGCCGAGCGACCACTCGAGGGCGGCCCAGAAGTTGTCGTGCTCGGCCTCGAGCCGGTCGAGCCACGACGCCTGGCGCGGACCCCGGAGTTCCGGTTCGGCGCGCTCGGCAAATGCGAGGAAAAACGCCGCGTGCCGGCGCCGGGCGGCGTCCGCTTCGCCGGCTTCGACGAGCTTGACCCGCACGAAATCGCGCACGGTTTCCAACAACCGGTACCGCGCGCTGCCGCCGGCCTGCTCGAGCTGCACCATCGATTTGTCGACGAGACGTCCCAGCAGTTCCAGCACGTCCATCTCGTCGACACGGTCGCTCGCCCCGAGTACCTGCGCCGCGTCGAGCGTGAATCCGCCGGCGAAGACGGACAGCGCGCGCAACAGCGCGCGCTCCGGCTCCGACAGCAGGTCGTAGCTCCACTGCATCGCCGCGCGCAGCGTCTGATGGCGGGACAGCGCGGTCCGGGTCCCGCCGCTGAGCAGCCGGAACCGGCTGTCGAGCCGCGCGGCGATCGCGTCCACGGGCAGGGACTTGAGCCGGGCCGCCGCCAGTTCGATCGCGAGTGGAATGCCGTCGAGGTGCGCGCAGATCTGACCCACCATCGGCGCATTCTCTTCGGTCAGCTCGAAGCCCGGCCGGCTCAGCGCCGCGCGCTCGACGAACAGCCGGACCGCCTCGAACGCGCGCAGTTCTTCGATCGGGCACGGGCGGCGTGTATCGGGGGCCGAGAGCGAGGAGACGCGGTGCACGAGCTCGCCCTGCATGCCGAGTACTTCGCGGCTCGTGGCCAGGACGTGGAGATCGGGACACCGCCGGAGCAGATCTTCGGCAAGCTGCGCGGACGCGGCCGCCACGTGCTCGCAGTTGTCCAGCACCAACAGCGCGTGTTTGGCGAGAAAGTAGTCGCCCAGCGCGGCGCTCGCCGGCCGGCCGGCTTCCTCGCGGACGCTCACCACGCCCGCCACCGCCTGCGGCACAAGCGCCGGATCGGCGACGACTGAGAGATCGGCCAACCAGACGCCGTCCGGGAAGTCCTGCAGGAGGCGCGCCGCCACCTCGAGCGCGAGCCGGGTCTTACCCACGCCGCCGGCCCCGGTCAGCGTGAGCTGCCGGCCGTCCGTCATGCTGTTGCGGAGCTCCGCGAGCTCGCGCGCGCGCCCCACGAAACTGGTCAGCTGGAGCGGAAGATTCGTGCGGCCGGTGGCGCGAAAGTCCACCGCCGGACGTGCCGGCTTGACCGCCGGCGAGCCGGGCTGCGGGAAGCGGCCGGCCTGAATGTCCTCGTGCAGACGCCGGCTGGCCTCGTCGGGCTCCGCCTCGAATTCCCGGCTCAGCGACTCCTTGAGCAGTTGGTACTGCCGCAGCGCCTGCGGCCGCTGGCCGGTGAGGGCATACAGACGCATCAGGCTGCGGTGCGCGTCCTCGCGCCCCGCGTCGCGGGACACCAGCAGCTGCAGCGTCTCGATCGCGCGCGCCTCGTCGCGCTGCGATTCGTAGAGCGCGGCGAGATCCGAGAGCAGCCTGAGCCAGTCCTGGTGGAGCGACTCGCGGCGGCCGGAGGACCATTCCTCATACTGGTCCTCCGGCAGCAGATCGCCGGCATACAGCTCGAGCGCCGCGCGGTAGGCCGCGGGCTCCCCGCCCTTCCTGGCCGCGGTGGCGGCGGCGGTGAACGCGTCGACGTCGATCCACACCGCGCCGGGCGCGGCCAGGCTGACGATGTCGTCGTGGACCCGGCAGTAGCGGGCGGAGTCTCCGGCGGCCGCGGGGGCCAGCGTCCGGCGAACCACGTGCAGGGTCTTGCGGAAATTGTTGGAGGCGGCGTCGGGGTCGAAGTGCGGCCACAAGAACTCCAGCACCTGCTCCCGGTGTAGGCGTCCGCCGGGGGAAAGCGCAAGCAGCTTGACGAGGCTGCGGGCCTTGCGCAGCCGCCACGCGGCCGGATCGATGTCGCGCGATCCGACACGCACGCGGAAACCGCCGAGCAGCCACACGCGCAGATCGTCGGGCGCGTCGCGGGTTCCTGCGGCGTCGGTGCGTCGGGTGGTTGCCATCCCCAGGCTACCCTCGTCGGCGCGGCTTGGCGACAGGTTCCAGGGCTGCGCCGCCGATCCTCTCAGGCCGGGGGCCGCCTGGACGTCGGGCACACGCCGGCGGAGCTCCTCCCCAACAAGAAGGGCCCTCCCTCACGGGAGGGCCCTCCGAAACGCCAAGACCGTCTCGCCTACGCCAAGCCTTCGACCGCCACCTTGGTCGCCCGATACCGGTGCATCCCGGTGCCGGCCGGGATCAGCTTGCCGATGATCACGTTCTCCTTCAGGCCGAGCAGCGGGTCGACCTTGCCCTTCGTGGCCGCGTCGGTGAGGACGCGCGCCGTCTCCTGGAACGAGGCCGCGGAGAGGAAGCTCTCCGTGGCGAGCGACGCCTTGGTGATGCCGAGCAGCACGGGCCGCGCGGTCGCGGGCTCCTTGCGCGAGGCCATCGCCCGGGCGTTCTCCTCCTCGAGCGCGAAGATGTCCACGAGTTCTCCGGGCAGGAACTCCGTGCCGCCCGGTTCCTCGACCTTTACCCGCCGCAGCATCTGGCGCACGATAATCTCGATGTGCTTGTCGTTGATGTCGACGCCCTGCGACCGGTACACGCTCTGGATCTCCTGGACCAGGTACCCCTGCACCGCGGCGAGGCCCTTGATCCGCAGAATGTCGTGCGGGTTGACGGACCCCTCTGTGAGCTGGTCGCCGGCCGCGGCCCGCTCGCCGTCGGCCACGCGAATCCGGACGCCGTAGGCGACCGGGTACTCGCGCTCGTCGTCGCGTCCGGCGAGCGTGATGATGCGCGTGCCCTTGCTCTCGGAGAGCGCGGCCTTGCCGTCGATCTCCGCGATCACGGCCTGGCCCTTCGGGCGCCGGGCCTCGAACAGTTCCTCGACGCGCGGCAGGCCCTGCGTGATGTCGAAGCCCGCGACACCGCCGGTGTGGAACGTCCGCATCGTGAGCTGCGTGCCGGGCTCGCCGATCGACTGCGCGGCGATGATGCCGACCGCCTCGCCGATCTCCACGAGCTTGCCGGTCGCCAGGTTGCGCCCGTAGCACTTCGCGCAGATGCCGAACCGGGTCTTGCAGCCAAGCACCGACCGCACGACCACCGACGTGACGCCGGCCTCTTCGGCCGCCTCGGCCGCGACCTGGTCGATCTCGGCGCCGGCTTCGATCAGGACCTTCTTGCTGCGCGGCGCGAGCACATCCTCGGCCGCGACGCGGCCGGCGATCCGGTCGGCCAGCGGCACCACGACCTGCGTGCCGTCCATGACGGGCGTCATCTCGACGCCCGACGTCGTGTGGCAGTCGTCCTCCCGGACGATCACGTCCTGCGCCACGTCGACGAGCCGCCGGGTCAGATAGCCCGACTCGGACGTGCGGATCGCGGTGTCGGCGAGACCCTTGCGCTGTCCGTGGGTGCTGATGAAGTACTCCAGGACCGTGAGGCCCTCGCGGAAGTTCGCCTTGATCGGCAGTTCGATGATCCGGCCGCTTGGGTCGGTCATGAGGCCGCGCATCCCGGCCAGCTGGCGAATCTGCTGAATGTTGCCCCGGGCGCCGGACTGGGCCATCATGTACAGCGGATTGAACGGGTCGAACGTGCTGAGCATCCGCCGTGTGATCGTCTCCGTCGCGTCCGTCCAGACATCGACCGTCTTGAGGTACCGCTCCTCGTTGGTAATGAGACCGCGCCGGTACTGGGTGTCGATCGCGTCGACTTCCTTGTCGGCCTTGCCGAGGATCTCTTCCTTCTCCTTCGGGATCACAATGTCCGACAGCGCGATGCCGCTGCCGCTCACCGTGGCGTAGTGGAACCCCAGATCCTTGATGCTGTCGAGCAGCTGGACCGTCTTCGTCGAGCCGAGGCGGCTGTAGGCCTCGGACACGATCTGGGACAGAATTTTGCGGTCGCAGACCTCGTTGATGAACCGCAGCTCCTCCGGGATCGCCTCGTTGAAGATCACGCGGCCGACCGTCGTCTCGACCAGCTCGCCGTCGTGGCTGAGCCGCACCTTGATCTTGGCGTGCAGATCGACTACGCCGCTCTCGTAGGCCAGCACGACCTCGTCGGGCCGGCTGAACACCTTGCCCTCGCCCTTCGCCCCCCCCCGCTCCAGCGTCAGGTAGTAGCACCCGAAGACGATGTCGCGGGTCGGCGACGTGATCGCGCGGCCGTAGGCCGGCGACAGGATGTTGTACGCGGACAGCATCAGCACGCGCGCCTCGGCCTGCGCCGCGGCGCTCAGCGGCACGTGCACCGCCATCTGGTCGCCGTCGAAGTCCGCGTTGTACGCGGTGCAGACGAGCGGGTGCACCTGGATCGCCTTGCCCTCGATCAACACCGGCTCGAACGCCTGGATGCCGAGGCGGTGCAGCGTCGGGGCGCGGTTGAGGAGCACCGGATGTTCGTGCACGACCTCCTCGAGCACGTCCCAGACTTCGGGCCGCGCGCGCTCGACCATTCGCTTCGCGCTCTTGATGTTCTGGCTGAGCCCGCGGTCGACGAGCTTTTTCATCACGAACGGCTTGAAGAGCTCGAGCGCCATCTCCTTGGGCAGCCCGCACTGGTGGAGGCGCAGGTTCGGACCCACCACGATCACGGAGCGGCCGGAGTAGTCGACGCGCTTGCCGAGCAGGTTCTGACGGAACCGTCCCTGCTTGCCTTTCAGCATGTCGGACAGCGACTTGAGCGGACGGTTGTTGGGCCCCGTGACCGGACGGCCGCGCCGGCCGTTGTCGATCAGCGCGTCCACGGCTTCCTGCAGCATGCGCTTTTCGTTACGCACGATGATCTCGGGCGCCCCGAGATCCAGGAGACGCTTCAGGCGGTTGTTCCGGTTGATCACGCGGCGGTACAGGTCGTTGAGGTCGCTCGTCGCGAACCGGCCGCCGTCGAGCTGCACCATCGGACGCAGATCCGGCGGGATCACCGGCACGACATCGAGGATCATCCAGTCCGGCGTGTTACCGCTCTTGCGGAACGCCTCGACGACCTCGAGCCGCTTGAGGATTTTCATCCGCTTCTGCCCGCCTGCGGTCTTCAGCTCGGCGCGCAGCTTCTTCGTCGTCTGGTCCAGATTGAGGTCGCGCAGCAGCTCCTTGATCGCCTCTGCGCCGATGCCGGCCTGGAAGGTGGTCCCATGCTTGTCGCGCAGCTCCCGGTAGTCGGCCTCGGTGAGCAGCTGGCCGCGGCTCAGGCCCTTGATCGTGCCCGGGTCGGTGACGACGTAGGCCGCGAAGTACACGACCCGCTCG contains the following coding sequences:
- the rpsL gene encoding 30S ribosomal protein S12, with the translated sequence MPTISQLLRHGRKVERVKSKSPALDVCPQKRGVCIQVRTITPKKPNSALRKIARVRLTNGIEVTAYIPGIGHNLQEHSVVLIRGGRVKDLPGIRYHIIRGTLDSAGVQDRRRGRSKYGAKRPKAQAGVA
- a CDS encoding ribosomal L7Ae/L30e/S12e/Gadd45 family protein; the encoded protein is MDVERLKAAAQRAVGTNQTAKAISRGQARVVFVAQDADRRVTEPLLRAARERGMEVVEVSSMAALGRACGIAVGAAAAAILEPSGSGN
- the rpsG gene encoding 30S ribosomal protein S7 — protein: MPRKGQVSLRAVPGDMVYQSPSVTRLVNKVMTRGKKSLAERIVYGALETLKDKGGKDPAKTLDAALHNIMPVLEVRPRRVGGATYQVPVEVRPERRTSLGMRWLVTYARQRPGRTMREKLAAEILDASNNQGAAVKRREDTHKMAEANKAFAHYRW
- a CDS encoding DUF1059 domain-containing protein; translation: MGIDQLGLSKGTWLVANCGQFPSEKKCQLVIMAPASQKEDLIDAAATHAVESHGHDRGPALRKDVAEFLVTVDL
- a CDS encoding cupin domain-containing protein, whose product is MLRAVWVMLVALLVAGVAVSYAAAPGPVIVGTAAYPINVQAGNYDLISQVVDLPPGAVIPKHRHGGPVVAQVLSGVITVTDAAGPKTFKAGQMFTESGGYVHMAANNGKVTARVAVSYLIPKGAEVITFVK
- a CDS encoding DUF1326 domain-containing protein — protein: MGYSVEGRLLEACSCGGPCPCWVGDDPDGGTCDTVICYHYDKGEINGTSVAGLTLALVAHVPGNILKGNWKVAAHVDSTATPQQKEAILAAHTGKLGGPLADLSPLIGEVVGVYDVPIDFNITEGRGTVRIGDTVSAEMQPYTDAQGRPTKLVDSIFSTIPGSPAYVGKAMNFKINMPKLGMKLEFNGRNAVLGNFRFEM
- a CDS encoding GTP-binding protein codes for the protein MAKAKFERTKPHVNVGTIGHVDHGKTTLTAAITGVLASLGKTKALGFYEIDNAPEEKERGITIAISHVEYETEKRHYAHVDC
- a CDS encoding DUF2182 domain-containing protein → MVRTTDDGRWYAFAVGALALAAWAALAGWAASPYAGLLDHRGIGEGGLPVSRLAVFGGGWTLMVIAMMLPGSLPLINLFARMVARRPRPAPLVGRLVLGYLGVWAVFGVAAFRGDAYVHALAAGLPAVANASQWIGVAVLLVAGVYQVTPLKEMCLTKCRSPYSFVAETWRGANPAAEALRLGVRHGLFCVGCCWTLMLLMFAIGGVHLGWMLALGVVMAAERSFRWGRHLTVPLGAALIIAAAALAGGAPLVSAVFRG
- the fusA gene encoding elongation factor G; translated protein: MTAQTSLDNIRNIGIIAHIDAGKTTTTERILFYTGRTHRLGEVDEGSATMDWMIQERERGITITSAATTCQWRGHSINIIDTPGHVDFTAEVERSLRVLDGTVVILSAVEGVQPQSETVWRQADRYGVPRIVFINKMDRTGADFYRTLGMMKDRLDAKAVPLQIPIGAEDGFEGVVDLVAMKAIVYADDLGTRSDETEIPANLKQLAEEHRGHLVEAAAELDDHLTEKYLEGTPLTEDEILGAIRRGTIAAKINPVLCGTAFRNKGVQPLLDAVVNFLPSPLDVPPVEGQNPKSDTKETRPADPKAPFCALAFKIVTDPYVGKLTYFRVYSGTLASGSYVYNATRDRRERVSRLLQMHANHREDIESVSAGNVVAAVGLKDTTTGDTLCDESKPIVLESIKFPEPVIAVAVEPKTRADEEKLSASLAKLAEEDPTFKVKFDPETAQTIISGMGELHLEIITDRLLREFKVEANVGRPQVAYRETIRRATKAEGRYIRQTGGRGQYGHCWLEVEPLPRGTGIEFVDKITGGRIPREYIPAVESGVREATESGVLAAYPVVDVRATLVDGSYHEVDSSEMAFKIAGSMAFKAAVQHSNPVLLEPVMKVEVTTPDQYMGDVIGDLSARRGRISAMEQRGGLRIVAAEVPLAEMFGYATQLRSNTQGRATYTMEFSHYEEVPNSIAETLVKAGAGSKA